The Candidatus Polarisedimenticolaceae bacterium genomic interval AAGTCGGCGACGAAGGGCGTGAGTCTGCGCCGCGGGGGCGAAGACGCCTGGGTCGTGAAGGTCCCCGACGGGACTTCGACGATCGAGATCACGTACTCCGGGGCGATCCACCATCCCGTCGAGAACAGGGGGGAGGACTACGCGCGCTCGTTCGGCGAGACGCGCGGCACGATCGGGCCGGAGGGGGTCGTGTTGTCCGGGGCGACGACGTGGATCCCGACCTTCGGCGATGCGCCGTTCCCCTTCACCGTCGAGGTCCGGCTGCCCGCGGGGTGGGACGCCGTGAGCCAGGGGCGCCGCGAACGGCACGAGCGCGGTGAGCGGGAGACGGTCGTCGTCTGGCGCTCCCCCGAGCCGCAGACCGAGGTCTATCTCGTCGCGGCGCGCTTCGTCGAGACGACCCGGAAGGAGGGGCGGATCGAGACGACGGCGTACCTCCGGGAGCGCGACGACGCCCTCGCGGCGAAGTACCTCGACGCGACCGCACGCTACCTGAAGATGTACGAGGAGCTCCTCGGCCCGTACCCGTACGCGAAGTTCGCGCTCGTCGAGAACTTCTGGGAGACCGGGTACGGGATGCCGTCGTTCACGCTGCTCGGCCCGAAGGTGATCCGCCTCCCGTTCATCCTGAACTCGTCGTACCCCCACGAGATCCTGCACAACTGGTGGGGGAACGGCGTCTACGTCGATGCCTCGCGCGGCAACTGGTGCGAGGGGCTCACCGCCTACCTCGCCGACCATCTGCTCCTGGAGCAGTCCGGGGATGCGTCGGAATACCGGCAGACGACGCTGCAGAAATACGCCGACTACGTGTCGAAGGCGAAGGACTTCCCCCTCGCCGAGTTCCGCGAGCGGCATTCCCCGTCGACCGAGGCGGTCGGGTACGGGAAATCGCTGCTGTTCTTCCACGAGCTGCGGCGCACCCTGGGGGACGAGACGTTCGTGAAGGGGCTGCGTCGCTTCTACGACGCGTTCCGGTTCCGGGCCGCGACCTTCGACGACCTCCGGCGCGCCTTCGGTGAGGTTTCCGGCCGCGACCTCGAGGGGACGTTCCGCCAGGCGATCGAACGGGCCGGGGCGCCCCGGCTCGGGCTTCGCGACGTCCGGATCGGGTCGACGGGAAACGTCGAGGGGTTCGTGGAGCAACGCCAGGGGGGGCCGCCGTTCGAGGTGGACCTGCCGCTCCTCGTGACGACCGACGGCGCCCCGATCCTGACGACCCTCCGGGTGCGCGATCCGCTGACGCCGTTCTCGATCCCTGTGGCGGGGAAGGCGCTGCGACTCGACGCCGACCCGGCATTCGACGTCTTCCGCAGGCTCGACCCCCTCGAGACGCCGCCGGCGCTCACGGGCGTCTTCGGCGCGGAGCGCGCGCTGGCGATCCTCCCGGCCGCGGCCCCCGCCGACCTTCGCGAGGCCTACCGCACGCTCGTTGCCGAGTGGGCGAAGGCGCAGCCCGGGCGGATCGAGGCCCGCGACGACACGGACGTGTCGGCCCTTCCGGGCGACCGGTCGATCTGGGTCTTCGGAAGGGAGAACCGCTTCGCGAAGGAGGCTCCCGCGGTCCCCGGCGCGGCCGGAGGGGGGCTCGCGACCGTCGCGGTCGCGCGGCATCCCGCCCGCCCCGACCTCGCGATCGGCTACGTCGCCGCCGACCGCGCGGCGCAGGTCCCTGGGCTCGGCCGCAAGCTTCCCCACTACCACAAGTACTCGTACCTCGCGTTCGAGGGGGATGAGCCGACGAACGTCGCGAAGGGACGATGGCCGGTCACCGGCTCGCCGATGACGGTGTCGCTCGTCGACGGGGCCATGCCCGATCGCGCGGCGCTCGCCAAACGCGTGCCGCTCGCGTTCCCGCCCCCCGCCTTCTCGGTCGAGCGCATGGGTGCGTCCGTCCGCTTCCTCGCGTCCGCGGAGAC includes:
- a CDS encoding M20/M25/M40 family metallo-hydrolase, translated to MLAAILLAAALAPRQDLHVRLDPDAHRLEVRDTIELPAGTHRFTLHEGLEPKSATKGVSLRRGGEDAWVVKVPDGTSTIEITYSGAIHHPVENRGEDYARSFGETRGTIGPEGVVLSGATTWIPTFGDAPFPFTVEVRLPAGWDAVSQGRRERHERGERETVVVWRSPEPQTEVYLVAARFVETTRKEGRIETTAYLRERDDALAAKYLDATARYLKMYEELLGPYPYAKFALVENFWETGYGMPSFTLLGPKVIRLPFILNSSYPHEILHNWWGNGVYVDASRGNWCEGLTAYLADHLLLEQSGDASEYRQTTLQKYADYVSKAKDFPLAEFRERHSPSTEAVGYGKSLLFFHELRRTLGDETFVKGLRRFYDAFRFRAATFDDLRRAFGEVSGRDLEGTFRQAIERAGAPRLGLRDVRIGSTGNVEGFVEQRQGGPPFEVDLPLLVTTDGAPILTTLRVRDPLTPFSIPVAGKALRLDADPAFDVFRRLDPLETPPALTGVFGAERALAILPAAAPADLREAYRTLVAEWAKAQPGRIEARDDTDVSALPGDRSIWVFGRENRFAKEAPAVPGAAGGGLATVAVARHPARPDLAIGYVAADRAAQVPGLGRKLPHYHKYSYLAFEGDEPTNVAKGRWPVTGSPMTVSLVDGAMPDRAALAKRVPLAFPPPAFSVERMGASVRFLASAETDGRKPGTEGHAKAKAYVERALRETGLRVAAAAEGPANLVATLAGTKPDYAKQAIVVGAHYDHLGAGHPGADDNASGVAALLELARAFASGPPPDRTILFVAFDAEEGGRLGSKRFVEDLKRDGIEIRGMLNLDTVGRLGAGKILVLGTGTASEWIHVFRGAGFVTGFPVEGVANDPGGSDQVSFQEAGIPAVQLFTGPHLDYHAPGDTFDKVDVSGIAKVAAVAREAIEWLAGRAEPLTKTGTTPAGGDGSGRRVSLGTVPDFAFAGPGMRLDGVVPGSPAEKAGLAKGDVIVKLGDVDTPDLRAFSAALKGLAPGSRVTVTYVRDGKQATVEAEIVARGNP